One Arachis hypogaea cultivar Tifrunner chromosome 18, arahy.Tifrunner.gnm2.J5K5, whole genome shotgun sequence genomic window, TTATGTGATTAGAGGATGTATATAATTTCATCAATGAGTAACAGAGACACTTCTTGAGCATTTCATCACTTTTCCTAATGTATGCTTACTCAGTTAGGCCATTTCTTTTGCGTAACAAGAGTTTATTGGGTTAATTAGATTGGAGAAGCTTCAGCCGTAACTGTATAGCAATTGCACGCACGGCCAAATCCCATATGGAGGACGGTGGAATTAGGCGTGAAATGTTAGGGTTAACTATATCAGTTAAAAGTTCAATCAGGTAGAACTTGGTACTTGATTAGTCTTGAGCCAAATTAGATATGCTAAAGATTTGTACGTCATAGATTGGCAATGCATGAATTTAGGGGCTGTTTTCAGGTATGCATGATTAGATGAGTGGGGAACTTTTGTGGATAGTATGCACCaacatgttttctttgcttatGTTCAAATTGGATCAAATTATGTTGTTCATGATATGTGTTAAAACTCTTGCTTACATTGCATTGTGCACAGTTTATATTTCTTCTCCATTTTAAACAATAAGGATAGTTGCCAAGCTGCATGGTCTTAACATCTATTCAAGTTGCAATAGAACTTCATAAATAACTATGTCCCTGATAACTGGAGTGATCAATCACATAATTCGATCACTTTctagtttaattatttgttaaatgataagaatatGTTTGAAATGAAATCAATATCATGgcaaaaagaaaaacatattAAGAAAAGGAATGAAATGTCTAATCCTCTACTGGAATAAGTGCTGTAAACTAAGACAAGTTAGTGATGGATATTATATtatctcattttttttgtttactttttcccTCTTAATTAGAATATAATGCTACTGTTCTGAAAATGTAGGATATTCTTATCCATATTGTTTATATATTAATTGCatctgaatttttttattcatcttttggcATTGGCCATGGTTACTGTCAGGAGAAGTGTAAAGCAAGCTAAAATAATGTTAGTAATGCAAACCATTggttttttttattgttctttgttatttttgtatacACTAAAATCGGTCAGTATGAAACAAATGGAGTTGTATCTATCAAATCCTTCACCTAATTCTCATCACTAGTTGGTTAGATTTCCttgaagaaatttgaaaatttagcaTATAAATTGGCCTTAGCACAGATTCTGATAGCTTCAGTTTTGTACTATCTAAATTACTGACAGTAATTCAGGTCATGTTTTCCTCTTGATAGATTCCTGGAAACACTGGATGCATTGCTAGATCATGTGCTGCATCAGCTGTTGGATTGCACTTAGTTGGGGTGAGGATATTTTCTCAGTCTAACTCCAATTAATCATTTTTTAAAAGACCATTTTATTTTCACGTTTTTTGGCAAATTTATCATAGCATCTGTATTTCTCTATCTTTTTTCAGCCATTAGGATTTCAGGTGGATGATTCCAAATTAAAGCGCGCTGGACTGGATTATTGGCCGTATCCATGGTCATTTGCTTCTTTATGATTGTAACTTTTATAGTCATTTGCATCTCTCCTGATAATCTAGAAAGGGTGGAAAATATTTTACCATCTTGGCTAGTCTGCAGTTATCCATGACTGTTTATCTTAAATCAAGTTCCTCAATAATCAACAGCTCTTGTGTCCTCCTAATCTTATTTTGACTATATGAAGGCAGTTGAGGAGCGATAGATATAGACTTTTCTCGGAGGTGGAATACTGCTTCCCGGATTTGGTAACAACTAAAATGAATACATCATACTTTTCTAACATAGAAAAAAGGACCCTAAACAATCATATGTTGTTTTGAAAACACTTCTCTTTTGGAATTTATATCACAATTTCCCTGATTTTTTAAAAGTGGTCAAGGCTGCATATGTGATTCCGCTCTAGAATGTGTTCAGTGCACTGAGCTGCCCTTTTATATGTTTTCCATTATGGACATAAAATTGCAGATATGTGGTTGTTAAAGTTCATGACACTTGGGCAAGTTTTCGTGATTATTTCAGGCAACAGGTAATTAttattcctgcaatttaaattccaaaTACTTGCATCATACTTTtcctttgatcacattttggtATTATCTAATACAGGAAGGACAAAAGCGGCTTCTAGCATTTACAAAGAGAGGAACAAAAGTTCATTCTGTGAGTTTTTCATACTAATTACATATTCCTTAGTGTTAGTATAACCTgtgttttttgttattaattatttcgTTTCAATATATTTCTGTTATTGCATCAGAACTTCAAAGAACATTGTCCACTAAAGAAGTAAGTGATGCATTCATAAAACACTGCTAAAAATTATGCCCTTTGTTCCAACTCTCTAATAGTCTAATCTGTGACTAATGAGAAAATGTGCGAAGAATCACTTGGCAAAAGAATCACATCATAAGGcagtttaaaataatataatgaatGAGTGTGAGTAGCCTGATGCTGAAGATTGTATTTGATATTAATTATATTAGAGCTAAGCTAAAGAAAATCGAATATACAACTCTGTAGCATAAGTCCATACCACAGcattcatacaaaataaatttgAGAGGCTACTCAGAgagtttgttttcttcttttggtTAATTTTAGGGTTATCCAATAGAAGTAGAAGTGTCAAAGCTGAATAATTTAGGGATGGGTTGAGAAAAATAATCACACTTGCACTCTTTGGCTCATACAAGTCCCCAACAAGTCCTCCTTTCCAACTTTTtccttctcttgttatttttttcCTCCCCTATTCTGAGttttttttctccctttcttcttcctctccttctaccttttctttttcctttttctttctcttcctcctcctttttattcctctccatcttccttcattttcttctgcttctatgtttctttttctttttccctttcctcctcctcctcctccttccttTTTCATCTTAtgtgttttttctctttttctttcttcttcttcctgctCCTCCTttcccttctctttttcttttgtttccctATCACTCTCCTATGTTGTTTTGTTATAATTTCTAtgttatttttacataatttctGTGTTGAATTTGAGAAATTTCTATgttggatttaaaaaaataaaataaataagagacaTTAGCTGTTATAGTACTCGGTTGAAGACTTGGTTACAAAATCATTTGTTAAGCTAGTATCTCTGCTTTTTTTTCGAGTTGAATCTTAAAGTGCTCTTTGAAATTGGCCACTTGCACCGAAAAGATCCTAAAGATTCCAATTGCACCATAAAGGTCCCCGAAATTAAAAGAATTGCACGACGTTGGTCCCCACTTCCTTTCCCTCAAATTACTCGTCATGCTGTGAGTGATCTGACACATACTCTTTCGCGCTGGAGTAGGTGAAACGACGTTGCTTTAGTTTCAAGGCTAAATGCCTGATGAAACGTCATTTAACCTTAATGAACCACAAAAAGTCTTATGCCCCACAACAAAAAGTCTTATGCCCCACAAATAAATGTATGATCATTAAGGTTAAACAATGTCATTTCATCAAATATTTAGAGCCAAAACTAAAGCGACGTCGTTTTGTCTAGTCCAACGTGGAAGGGATGTGCTAGGTCACTCACGGCTTAAGGAGTAGCTCGATAAAAAAAGAGTGAGGGGCTAACATGGTACAATTTTTTTAATCTCGAGAACGTTTATGGTGCAATTATAATCTAGAGGACTTTTTCAGTGCAAACAGTCAATCTCGTGGACCACTTTGAggcttaactctttttttttttccaagatGCCACTATTTCTAAACTTTTTATTTAAGTGTCACATTTCAAACTATTTACTTAGGTGCCATCATTTTGCCACCGTGGCACCTTCTATTTTTTGTGTATTGACTAGGAGGCGCCTAAGCGGAACACGCCTTTTTCCCTTTGTGAAAAATTTAGCAGagcttaaaagattttttttctttttccaaataaaaaaaaaaccatctTCCTGCCGTGATAGATAACTAACTCATATACCTTCCCCATGGAAAACGCTAATCCATGGGTAGCAAAAAGAGAAATACTAGAGGGAtatcagaatttattgttttttgtcaTCACTTTTAGCGTTAACTCAATTTCTTTCGTTTATTAATTCAACAATATATTTTAACTCACACTTTTAAACATTGATGGTTAATTAATggtcaaaaacaataaattttgatgacTCTCTAGTATTCTTTTAGCAAAAGTACTAATAAATAGATTTAATTTTGATGTCTGTCAGTATAAAAGAAGTTTTACATGTGCATCCAATCACATAATGTCACATTATAAAAagaattattattttcattaactACGTGAATGGTCATTCAAAAAGACAGATATGATTGCGCGACaacaacaaacaaacaaacaacaacaaagcttTGTCCCATTAGGTGGAGTCGGCTATATGAATTAAACAACGTTATTGAGTTCTATTATGTATCACGTCTATAGAGAGACCGTTTATGTGtcgatctcgtttgaccacctcatggatgatcttcttaggtcttcctgtGTCTTTCACCCcttatccatcttccatctcattcgCCCTCCTGACTGGGTgctctgtcggtcttcttctcacatgtccaaaccattTGAGACGTGATTCTACCACCTTTTCCACattaggtgctactccaactctctctcttatTACTTCATTCCTTATTCTATCTAATCGCGTATGactactcatccatctcaacatcttcatctctgccacattTAACTTATGTTCGTGTTTTTCTTTGGCCacccaacactctgtaccataaagcatTGTCGGTCTTATAGCAGTGTGGTAGaattacctttaagttttaaagacacTTTTTTATCACGTATAAAATCAGATGCACTCCGCTATTTTGATCAACCTActtggattttatgatttacaTACTGTTTAATCTCTCTATTAtcttgtatgatgcacccaagatacttaaaatttttaactttggcggccgaacttacattccatatattccgtctttctacggcttatgcgcagactatACACTTCTAGAACTTCTCTCCATAAatctaacttcttatttaggttttctcttgactctcccataaggacgatatcatcggcaaaaagcatgcaccatagcacaagctcttggatatgctctgtgagtactgccaagactaatgtgaaaatgtatggacttaaggatgatccttggtgtaatcctatactaatagaaaatttttttgtcaCACCATCTTGAGTCTTTACACTAGTTGTAGCcctatcatacatgtctttaattgtacGAATATATGCGatttttattctcttcttttccaaaaccttccataagacatTTCTTGGCACCCTATCATAcgtttttccaaatcaataaacactatatatagattttttttattactacAATACCtcttcatcatcattcttaacaGGTATATTATTTCAGTAGTGGATCTGTTTGGCACaaaaccaaattggttctctgttacttgtgtctcttgtctCAACCTCCATTCTATCATCTttttccataacttcatggtatgacttatgagcttgatccctctataatttttgcaactttgtatatctcttattcttgtagatagatACCAAAGTATTCTTTCTCCACTTATCTGGCATCTttttttgaccttaaaatctcaataaaaaatttggttaaccAACTGATGTCTTTCTCTCCAAGACTCTTCCAAACTTCAATTGGAATATATTATCGGGTTATACTGTCGTGTCATTTTACTTCCGTTTTAGAACAACTTTTatctcgaagtctcgaatcctttgaGATTAGtcgaagttttgatcttcttccctcgtACATAACCAatcaaggctcggaagagtcttatgttcttcattaaataactcgtagaagtagttcTTCTACCTTTCGTTGATCTTCTCCTCTTAAGCCAAAACATCTCCGTCTTTATCCTTTAtacacttaacctgatccaaatctctcgttcttctatCATGGCTCTTtctgattctatatataccttttctcATTCCTACGTGcctaaagactggtagagactttcatatgctcttgttctagCTTCACTTACCGCTATTTTTGTCTCTTTTTTAGTCGCCTTATATTTTTCgcaattatctgcattgcggtACAAAGACCATTCCTTAAAGCACTTCCTTTTGTCTTTAACTTTTCTTGTACACTTGCGTTCCACCACCAGGACGctttgtctcttggtcctattcctctAGATTTACTAaaactttcttttgttcttggtcaTCTCCCTCTACATCTCTTCCGTGCTTCCATCCTCATCCCACTTtgtctcttctcctacccgtTTTAGAAAGcttctttgttctttacttttcaTCCGCTACCACCTTGTCCTTGGGtttttcgtatgatgtcttttccttaacttttgctcaacgcgaaaatctaTGATGAAcatcctatgttgtgttgttaaactcTCTCTCGGAATAagtttacaattaatgcaaaatttccggtcgacttttctcaacaagaagaagtcgatttgagagttTGTCATGCCACTCCTATatgttataagatgttcgtctctctttttaaaacatgtatttgtgaTGAGAAGGTCAAatgttgaggaaaagtccaaactAGTTTTACCCTCGATATTGACCACctcgaaaccatggcctccgtgaatacttccATACCCAGTCATTTCTCTTCCAATATGGCCATTTAAATCttctcctaagaaaatcttattttGCGAAGGTAATTTTTGGACCAAATTCTCTAAATCCTCCCAAAATCTTATCTTGTGTTTGCTCGTTTGAACctacttgcggtgcataggcgctaattaCATGAAAAGTACCTCTTTCCactacaagtttgatagagatgatctgaTCTTCCACCCttttgacatccactacgtccttcttccactgtttATTCACGATAATACCTAcctcattcctattcttcacattTCCTGTATACTAAAGTTTGAACCCGGAAATATCCAATTCCCTAGCCTTCGCACCGAcctattttgtttcttgtaggcacatgatGTTAATCTTCCTCTTTGTCATGGTATCCACCACCTCTATAGATTTTCTTGTTAGAGTGCCTTTGTTCCAtatcccaaatctcaaccttctgtcgttCCGACCTTTATCtttacctttttctttgtgaactagcttatttaccctcgttcgTTCACAAAAACGCGGTTACCCTTGCTGATTTAACATTACACCCGGGCATTGATGCAGCGGCTCTTGTTCATTTGACACTGTGTGTACGCGAGCCATAAAGCGCGTTGCTTTTGGGAAACGACTTAACTTAAGCGCAATAACGTCTCTGATCCATGTCATGAAGATTCGACTAAGTTTTTATGTTAGCTGTCAAAGGCCTAACACAACCCTTCTCCTTTATCTGGGCTTTGGACCGGCTATGTACTGCAGGTGTAATATTGGCGGAGTTATATGATTGCAcgactgtataaaatattttacattgtcagtgcatcaaaattaaactctaaatatAATGGTACAATTAAATGTATTTATCAATCTAACtaaatttataacaaataaaaaCTATAGACACCAAaagaaatatacaaaaaaaattatacaatgcATTATAGCAAAATATAAAATCTTGGTTAAAGAAAATTCTTATGATAAATTACAATACTCCTATTAATTATCATGATATTTTACCATCATCGATTATCTTGATATTTTGTCATATCATCAATTATCTAATAAAATATTGTGACAAAATATTATGATAACTGATAGACTGTATTTTATCATGATTGAAATCTTAATGCACGAgtgttagtaaaaaaaaaataccaaaaaaaaatatagtactCTCatcaattatttgatattttttattacataataaaaaatattaatgagagttttatattttattatgattGAGATCTTAATATAAAGGTATTActgaaatgcaaaaaaaaaaatgccaTAGAAATACATAATTTTAGTTAAAGAAAATTGACATTATTGTCTAAGGTTGTGTACTCAAACTGCTTGTGGAGATTAGGATTGAGTGGGGGGACCAAGCTCCTATAGTTAGaatgataaatatatttaaatatgagattatatttatattaatattagttaattattgattattaattattaattatgttaGATAAATTAAAAGACTATTAGTTTGTAGTTTGTACAAGTTGCTGGAGGCGCTTTCACGTTTAACGATTTTGAAACGTATTCAGCGTATCCAAAGTGGAAGGTGCTAAAGGCTTAGCGTTTTTGCTATTGTATGCGCTTCCCTGTTTAATATTTTTCACGTGAAAGGCTTGTTCAGTTTAGGCACCTCCTAGTTAGCGCGCTAAAAAAGTACAAGGTGCCACCGATGACACCCGggcaaataatttgaaaaaggtcGCATTTTGTCTATAAGTTTTAGAAATAGTGATATCttggaaaggaaaaaaaaaaaacttatttctcATTTACGTTTTAAAGAAAGCAGTAGGCTAAGATTGATTTAAACAAGAGCTAGTTTTAAGGCTGCATTTGGAAGAGAGACTGAGAATGAAAGATAGAGATTAGAAGACAGAGACTGAATTAAGTCCGTCTCTATATTGTATTGGTTTAAAAATAGAGTTATGTTTTAGTATCCTGTttggtttaaaataaatatatagacTGAAATAAGAGAAATCACCAAGATACCCCTATTTAAAAGAGAAGTTATTCTTATAAACAAGACAGGTTGAAATTGTTGAATTCCAAATCAAACAAAacacaaatttattaattaaacccTTTTTATTATACACAGAAAGAATCAGAAAACACCAAAAGTTCAAAAATAACACCACCCTAGAACCCAATTCAGCAGAAAGATTATATCTTTGAAAACAGAGGAACAAGCACCTCAATCATTAGCATCCTCAAAAATCTTGCATGTTGACTTTGCCAACCTCCACATAAAAGaagtgtttgtgtgtgtgtgtgttttattttttcaaaaaataaaaaaaattacaaaaaaaaaaacttgtttgaTTATTGTAAGCCAAGCGTGTGTGATATTTCATATATATGTGTAAAGAGGCATGGATTTTGTGCTTGGAAAGtttgagagagaaagaaagaaagaaagagtgtGTCTTGAATGAGGGtagatttagaaaaaaaatgttattaaagtttcagttttcATCCCCAAAAATTTCAGTTTCCTATGTTCTTACTTTTTGAAGGTACCAAAGAGACTGAAATTTTGAGTTCTGAGACCGAAATTTTAGTTCTCATCTCTGATCACCAAACATGATATTAAGTTCCAGTCCCCAGTCTTAGTCTCAGTTTTTGCAAACAAACACAGCCTAAAAGATGTGGTTAGCTACTAAACATTTATATTAAAGTTTGACTCATTATACTACCCTTGATTGGAAAAACACCTCAGCTTCTTACATGGATTACTCTATGAGCTTTTGTTAGACATGGTTCCcacaatttattattaaaattgtcCCCATTCACATTGAGCATTAGTCTACTACTTTGGTTAATTGTGCCACAAAAGGAATTTGGGGAAGAAGACTTCAGTACAAGGTCAGGTAATCAATTTCTTATGGTTAGGGATGGCTAGCAATATTGCAAGAAAACTTTACTTATTATGCCTCAAAGGGATTATCTGTCGTCGTTTCCGAAACAAATCATTCTTTGCAGAATGCAAAGGTCAGTAATTATATTTTTGCTTCCTTCTTACCTTGCAGGAATTTTCCTACAGAAAAGGTGATTATCTTTTGTTCGGTTCAGAAACCAGTGGACTGCCACCTGAAGCCTTGCTAGATTGCAAAACTGAACCATTTGGCGGGGGAACTATTCGGATCCCAATGGTTGAAACTTATGTCAGATGTTTGAATCTTTCTGTAAGTGTTGGCATAGCTTTGTATGAAGCTTCTCGACAACTAAACTATGAGAATCTTCAGCTAGCTTCAGAAAGCTGTATGGATACTGAGGAATCATTTATTACTGAAGACATTTTTGCTTGATAATATACTTATTCATATATTTAGTTTAACATAGGTAGGAACATTCCTTTGGAATTTACTTATAATGAAATCTAGTTGTGTCTCCTTGGCTAGGTACATATTTAGTTTATTGAGATGGAGAATGTGTCCCGTTCCCATATTCAATAGTGAAGTGGAAAGTTGGGACTCAGAGAATAGTCCCACATAAGTACCCAAATTCCACACACAAAGaactataatttttaatattttgatccTGTAGAGAATTATAGCAACGGTGTTTTGTACTTCTGTATGTTTAAGTATCTCTGCCCTTGCCATTTATTATTATGGAAATTCTCACTTTTCCAACTCCAAATTAGTGAGCTAGGAAACTAGAAATTGTTAGGATTAAGGCCAACAGCTTTACTCCTTGCTTAGTTATTCATTTAAATGCATGGTATTTTGGGAATTTGCTTCTAATAATTTAGCTGTCATAGTTTTCATCGATAGAGGCTATAAACATATATTTGCAAATCGGGGGTAAAACATTCACAAATAATTAGATGGTGTTTTCCTTTGTCGAGTTAATAGTTATTCTGGtatctaaggtagcgtttgttttgaggtactgagacagagactgagagactgagactcagtattgtgtttgttggttcagagactgatactaaaatttctgtctctgtctctaaaatttcagtatttcagtacctccaaaaaagagggacacaggggactcaaatttttagagatagagactaaaactttaataacattttatacctaaaatattttcatttcaattaattaattccaattttaccctttgtgcaaattaaattaaagttttattcttgttttaattcttgtctcccattttgcaccaaataaaatactgaaatttatttcaatttctgtctcttagtctctgtctctcagtatcagtctttctgtctctgtctctctaccaaacgctaccttaaagattttgattttgacaaaATAATTCCTAAATAGTAATGATAAAGTgatttctaaaaaatatatttagttttataaaatgATTCAAATATCTAGtcaatagttaatttttaataaaattactaatttattttcTGGTATTATAATTACAAATCATCACTCATACTCCACCCACATTTCTTTGCCCATCTCATTACTCTGTTACTGTTTCAGCTGGTTAACCAACCTCACTCATTGGCATTATTATCACCACCATCACCCCATTCACTAGCATCATCAGCATCATTATCACCACCATTACTCCCACCCCACCTTATTTCTTTGCTCTATCCCATTCTTCTGCCACCACCAGGGACGGACATAAGGGGGGCGAGTGGCGGCCTCGGCCCCCtaactttttttaatagtaataagttattatgtataatttaatttttcttttaaaatatttagtatttaatctaatataaataaaagttcagtctaatttaaatattaataatttttaatatttaaaaaataagtaacaatattaaaaaaatctgaaaatgatattattactaatattttttaattaaataaaaatttttaaatctcataaagtgaattcttttttttttcttgtggccgtttttttattcgtttggtattaattctctctgtttcaacTGCTACAGTTAAGAGATCTTTTCTAACTATGAATATTgtcaaaaaataacttagaaacaaaataaaagatgaatttcttactaattgtcttttaattatattgaaaagaaaattcttgaaaattttgacacaaattttattattggtgaattttatgatacgaagaatcgaccacttcgttagtaaaaagtatacacatattttttttactttaaaatatattatctatccgtatatttttataatacattttatattatataatttttttacataatttttaatattatatgtgttattggccccccataatatcatttctggatccgtccctggCCACCACTCCATCCTACTAGCCTTACGTCCTCACCCATTGGCATATCAACATCATCACTACTACCATCAACTGCTACCCACATCATTCCTTTGTCCCATTCCACCCCCTTGGCACCTCCTCATCTCATCCCTCACTTATTATCACTATCAGCACCAACGTACCTCACCCCATTGCCGGTTTGCCGCTACTCATCACCTACCACCATCACCCAATTTCTACAGTGAAATACCCAATCCTAACTCTTTTATCATTCCTGTACAcccaaaatatcatcaacaacaatgtattcaaaacataaattgaaaacaagaaataaattgaaattcaGAGGGAGAGAAAGAACGATAGAGGAGATAGAG contains:
- the LOC112771126 gene encoding uncharacterized protein, with protein sequence MDINGLKSLNIPNPSRFRPKLPLVRRFTFLHFRPKPTTFLSLSSPFCSLNANDAAEINKEGTLPRGVGEALNGGASRSKVLQVVLVSPQIPGNTGCIARSCAASAVGLHLVGPLGFQVDDSKLKRAGLDYWPYVVVKVHDTWASFRDYFRQQEGQKRLLAFTKRGTKVHSEFSYRKGDYLLFGSETSGLPPEALLDCKTEPFGGGTIRIPMVETYVRCLNLSVSVGIALYEASRQLNYENLQLASESCMDTEESFITEDIFA